One window of Papaver somniferum cultivar HN1 chromosome 9, ASM357369v1, whole genome shotgun sequence genomic DNA carries:
- the LOC113307958 gene encoding mitochondrial import inner membrane translocase subunit TIM23-1-like, whose product MADSSSSSEQKYRKYHPYQDLQIPIENLYNLPTSPEFLFPEEAAVQRRSWGENLQYYTGSGYLSGAIVGGLKGSVDGLRAAESGDTLKLRTNRVLNSGGSTGRKLANSLGTLGLIFAGLESAMIYYRDTDDMVNTVFAGLGTGALYRAASGVRSAAVAGAIGGLAAGAAVAGKQVFKRYVPI is encoded by the coding sequence atggcggattcttcttcatcatctgagCAAAAATACCGCAAATATCATCCTTACCAAGATCTACAGATCCCAATCGAAAACCTTTACAATCTTCCTACTTCCCCAGAATTTCTCTTCCCTGAAGAAGCCGCTGTTCAACGCCGCTCATGGGGTGAAAATCTACAGTATTATACCGGTTCTGGTTATCTATCAGGAGCTATCGTTGGTGGTCTTAAAGGTTCTGTTGATGGTCTTAGAGCTGCTGAATCAGGTGATACCCTAAAGTTGAGAACTAATAGGGTTTTGAATTCTGGTGGTTCAACTGGAAGGAAACTTGCGAATTCATTAGgaactttgggattgatttttgcTGGATTAGAAAGTGCCATGATTTATTATAGAGATACTGATGATATGGTTAATACTGTGTTTGCTGGTTTGGGGACTGGGGCTCTTTACAGAGCAGCTTCTGGTGTTcgttctgctgctgttgctggggCTATTGGAGGTTTagctgctggtgctgctgttgctggaaAGCAAGTATTTAAAAGATATGTTCCTATCTAG